A genomic stretch from Streptomyces venezuelae ATCC 10712 includes:
- a CDS encoding PIG-L family deacetylase translates to MTSTPRRRTVLAAALAVTSAVAGCSVPEPRRTAPTVDPAPGKPITSAHTRRALLLQFAAHPDDDLYFMNPDTQRHLDAGVPLVSVYVTAGEHTGRNVIKGMPDTPPDRGAYSSARHQGLRQSYAQALGLPMFTPWRREVLTLPGGRRAEVDTLTHGERRIELVFLNLPMHTSRRYMAVPALWHDRALELRTHLSTGSPVTRSDTYDYDQLVDALVGLLRRYRPTVVHTLDPDPDIQHSDEATRGRDSEQPGYSDHGDHTAVASFTWAALSRWVADAVREGGPIPAFTTTAFRGYYNRHWPKNLPPRVLQEKAARLVPYGGDPSWECGNPSGCGDYGVGGDRPLTNRKGWVRSTHHRWPGPGPALAEEPDGRLTAYGVLGLRAVRWRETAPGVWGEPADLGGGPLAPALGSAVLGDGRVLLFAVRFAAIDGHGGRNRRELVLLEQRSPGGPFLAWRGLGNPERTDDRGRRIGAPVAVTAPDGRVHLFVRNADKTVSTRIRAADGSWGPWRTLPGDAEVQDGFAVSLDAAGRVHLHAAGRESVRHWVDGVERPERLPLTGSTVASAGGELYYRRPASGALLGPAGDAGLDGYGGVAAARSAALGTVLLGTDDKGRVVLRAGGRLRTRTAGTAPVAAALHLGKDRATVVGLGADGHPWSWRP, encoded by the coding sequence GTGACCAGCACACCCCGTCGGCGGACGGTGCTCGCCGCCGCCCTCGCCGTGACCTCGGCCGTGGCCGGCTGCTCCGTCCCGGAGCCGCGCAGGACCGCGCCGACCGTCGATCCGGCCCCCGGCAAGCCGATCACCTCCGCGCACACCCGGCGGGCCCTGCTGCTGCAGTTCGCCGCGCACCCGGACGACGACCTGTACTTCATGAACCCCGACACCCAGCGCCATCTCGACGCCGGGGTCCCGCTCGTCTCCGTGTACGTGACGGCCGGCGAGCACACCGGCCGCAACGTGATCAAGGGGATGCCGGACACTCCGCCGGACCGCGGCGCCTACTCCTCCGCGCGCCACCAGGGGCTACGCCAGTCGTACGCCCAGGCGCTCGGCCTGCCGATGTTCACGCCCTGGCGGCGGGAGGTGCTCACGCTCCCCGGCGGCCGCCGGGCCGAGGTCGACACGCTCACCCACGGCGAGCGCCGCATCGAGCTGGTCTTCCTCAACCTGCCCATGCACACCAGCAGGCGCTACATGGCCGTGCCCGCGCTCTGGCACGACCGCGCCCTGGAGCTGCGGACCCATCTGTCGACCGGCTCGCCGGTGACCCGCTCGGACACCTACGACTACGACCAGCTGGTCGACGCGCTCGTCGGACTGCTCCGGCGCTACCGGCCCACGGTGGTGCACACCCTCGACCCCGATCCGGACATCCAGCACAGCGACGAGGCCACCCGCGGCCGCGACTCCGAGCAGCCCGGGTACTCCGACCACGGGGACCACACGGCGGTCGCCAGCTTCACCTGGGCCGCGCTGAGCCGCTGGGTCGCCGACGCGGTCCGCGAGGGCGGCCCGATCCCGGCGTTCACGACGACCGCCTTCCGCGGCTACTACAACCGCCACTGGCCCAAGAACCTCCCGCCGCGGGTCCTCCAGGAGAAGGCCGCCCGGCTCGTCCCGTACGGCGGCGACCCCTCCTGGGAGTGCGGCAACCCCTCGGGCTGCGGCGACTACGGCGTCGGCGGCGACCGGCCGCTGACCAACCGCAAGGGCTGGGTGCGCTCCACCCACCACCGCTGGCCGGGCCCGGGCCCGGCGCTCGCCGAGGAACCGGACGGCCGCCTCACCGCGTACGGGGTGCTCGGTCTGCGCGCGGTCCGCTGGCGGGAGACCGCGCCCGGCGTCTGGGGCGAGCCGGCCGACCTGGGCGGCGGCCCGCTCGCCCCGGCGCTCGGCTCGGCCGTGCTGGGCGACGGCCGGGTACTGCTCTTCGCGGTGCGGTTCGCGGCGATCGACGGGCACGGCGGGCGGAACCGGCGCGAGCTGGTGCTCCTGGAGCAGCGCTCCCCCGGCGGCCCGTTCCTGGCCTGGCGCGGTCTCGGCAACCCGGAGCGCACGGACGACCGGGGACGGCGGATCGGCGCGCCGGTGGCCGTCACGGCCCCCGACGGCCGGGTCCATCTCTTCGTACGGAACGCGGACAAGACCGTGTCGACCCGGATACGGGCGGCGGACGGCTCCTGGGGTCCGTGGCGGACGCTCCCCGGGGACGCGGAGGTCCAGGACGGTTTCGCGGTGTCGCTCGACGCGGCGGGACGGGTGCACCTGCACGCGGCGGGGCGGGAGTCCGTACGGCACTGGGTGGACGGGGTGGAGCGGCCGGAGCGGCTGCCGCTCACCGGGTCCACGGTGGCCTCGGCCGGGGGCGAGCTGTACTACCGGCGGCCCGCGAGCGGCGCGCTCCTCGGCCCGGCCGGCGACGCGGGCCTCGACGGCTACGGAGGTGTCGCCGCGGCGCGCTCGGCGGCGCTGGGCACCGTGCTGCTCGGCACGGACGACAAGGGCCGGGTGGTGCTGCGGGCCGGTGGCCGGCTGCGGACCCGGACGGCGGGGACGGCGCCGGTGGCGGCGGCCCTGCACCTGGGGAAGGACCGGGCGACCGTGGTGGGCCTCGGCGCGGACGGGCACCCCTGGAGCTGGCGGCCCTGA
- the rpsL gene encoding 30S ribosomal protein S12 — protein sequence MPTIQQLVRKGRQDKVEKNKTPALEGSPQRRGVCTRVFTTTPKKPNSALRKVARVRLTSGIEVTAYIPGEGHNLQEHSIVLVRGGRVKDLPGVRYKIIRGSLDTQGVKNRKQARSRYGAKKEK from the coding sequence GTGCCTACGATCCAGCAGCTGGTCCGGAAGGGCCGGCAGGACAAGGTCGAGAAGAACAAGACGCCCGCACTCGAGGGTTCCCCTCAGCGTCGCGGCGTCTGCACGCGTGTGTTCACGACCACCCCGAAGAAGCCGAACTCGGCCCTCCGTAAGGTCGCGCGTGTGCGTCTGACCTCCGGCATCGAGGTCACGGCCTACATCCCGGGTGAGGGTCACAACCTGCAGGAGCACTCCATCGTGCTCGTGCGCGGTGGCCGTGTGAAGGACCTGCCGGGTGTTCGTTACAAGATCATCCGCGGTTCCCTCGACACGCAGGGCGTCAAGAACCGTAAGCAGGCTCGCAGCCGCTACGGCGCCAAGAAGGAGAAGTAA
- the rpsG gene encoding 30S ribosomal protein S7 — MPRKGPAPKRPVIIDPVYSSPLVTSLINKILLDGKRSTAERIVYGAMEGLREKTGQDPVITLKRALENVKPALEVKSRRVGGATYQVPIEVKPGRASTLALRWLVGYSRARREKTMTERLMNELLDASNGLGAAVKKREDTHKMAESNKAFAHYRW; from the coding sequence ATGCCTCGTAAGGGCCCCGCCCCGAAGCGCCCGGTCATCATCGACCCGGTCTACAGCTCTCCTCTTGTCACCTCGCTGATCAACAAGATCCTGCTGGACGGCAAGCGTTCCACCGCCGAGCGCATCGTCTACGGCGCCATGGAGGGCCTCCGCGAGAAGACCGGCCAGGACCCGGTCATCACGCTGAAGCGCGCTCTTGAGAACGTCAAGCCGGCCCTTGAGGTCAAGTCCCGCCGTGTCGGTGGCGCCACCTACCAGGTGCCGATCGAGGTCAAGCCGGGCCGCGCGTCCACGCTGGCCCTCCGTTGGCTCGTCGGTTACTCCCGCGCCCGTCGCGAGAAGACCATGACCGAGCGCCTCATGAACGAGCTCCTCGACGCCTCGAACGGCCTCGGTGCGGCCGTCAAGAAGCGTGAGGACACGCACAAGATGGCCGAGTCCAACAAGGCCTTCGCGCACTACCGCTGGTAG
- a CDS encoding RNA polymerase sigma factor, with protein MTGPAEVEDLLRTCAPQVLGALVRRYGTFDTCEDAVQEALIAAARQWPEEGVPDNPRGWLVTVAARRLVDQVRSEAARRRREDSLALATPASELLAHAADEEPDTDRDDSLALLFLCCHRDLSPPSRIALTLRAVGGLGTAQIAAAFLVPESTMAQRISRAKQTIKAAGGSLALPAGEDRTARLAEVRHVLYLIFNEGYTASGGDELTTPELSTEAIRLARLLHRLVPEDTETAGLLALMLLTDARRPARTGPHGELVPLAEQDRGRWDGGLVAEGVELISRTLPRGQVGPYQLQAAIAAVHDEAATAAETDWPQILALYELLERTGPNPMVTLNRAVAVAMVQGPAAGLALLDGLARDKRLARHHRLLATRAHLLELLGEREGAAEAYREAARRTTSAPERRHLTERARRLG; from the coding sequence GTGACCGGCCCCGCCGAGGTCGAGGACCTGCTGCGCACCTGTGCGCCGCAGGTCCTCGGCGCCCTCGTCCGGCGCTACGGCACCTTCGACACCTGCGAGGACGCCGTCCAGGAGGCGCTGATCGCCGCCGCCCGGCAGTGGCCGGAGGAGGGCGTCCCCGACAACCCCCGGGGCTGGCTGGTCACCGTCGCCGCCCGCAGGCTCGTCGACCAGGTCCGCAGTGAGGCCGCGCGCCGCCGCCGGGAGGACTCCCTGGCCCTCGCCACCCCGGCGTCGGAGCTCCTCGCGCACGCCGCCGACGAGGAGCCGGACACCGACCGGGACGACTCCCTGGCCCTGCTCTTCCTCTGCTGCCACCGGGACCTCTCGCCGCCCAGCCGGATCGCGCTCACCCTGCGCGCCGTCGGCGGCCTCGGCACCGCCCAGATCGCCGCCGCCTTCCTCGTACCGGAGTCGACGATGGCGCAGCGGATCAGCCGGGCCAAGCAGACGATCAAGGCGGCCGGCGGCTCGCTCGCGCTGCCCGCGGGGGAGGACCGCACCGCCCGCCTCGCCGAGGTCCGGCACGTGCTCTACCTGATCTTCAACGAGGGCTACACCGCCAGCGGCGGCGACGAGCTCACCACGCCCGAGCTGTCCACGGAGGCGATCCGGCTGGCCCGGCTGCTCCACCGGCTGGTGCCCGAGGACACCGAGACGGCGGGGCTGCTGGCCCTGATGCTGCTCACCGACGCCCGCAGGCCGGCCCGCACCGGCCCGCACGGGGAGCTGGTGCCGCTCGCCGAGCAGGACCGGGGGAGGTGGGACGGCGGGCTCGTCGCGGAGGGCGTCGAGCTGATCAGCCGCACCCTGCCCCGGGGGCAGGTCGGTCCGTACCAGCTCCAGGCGGCGATCGCGGCCGTCCACGACGAGGCGGCGACCGCGGCGGAGACCGACTGGCCGCAGATCCTCGCGCTCTACGAGCTCCTGGAGCGGACCGGCCCGAACCCGATGGTCACGCTCAACCGGGCGGTGGCCGTCGCGATGGTCCAGGGGCCCGCGGCCGGGCTCGCGCTGCTCGACGGGCTGGCCCGGGACAAGCGGCTGGCCCGGCACCACCGGCTGCTCGCCACCCGGGCCCATCTGCTGGAGCTGCTCGGCGAGCGGGAGGGCGCCGCGGAGGCCTACCGGGAGGCGGCGCGCCGGACGACCAGTGCCCCGGAGCGCCGTCATCTCACCGAGCGGGCGCGGCGGTTGGGCTGA
- a CDS encoding WhiB family transcriptional regulator, whose protein sequence is MSKTDPTPWQAAAACADLSPSVVFARRAREAAPALRACAACPVRHPCETVVAPAESYFDGVCAGRLWRNGRPADPARVAKAVALAPARTGSGRRG, encoded by the coding sequence TTGTCCAAGACCGACCCCACCCCCTGGCAGGCCGCCGCCGCGTGCGCCGACCTCTCCCCGTCCGTCGTCTTCGCCCGCCGCGCCAGGGAGGCGGCCCCGGCGCTGCGCGCCTGTGCCGCGTGCCCCGTCCGCCACCCGTGCGAGACCGTGGTGGCCCCCGCCGAGAGCTACTTCGACGGCGTCTGCGCCGGCCGCCTCTGGCGCAACGGCCGCCCCGCCGACCCGGCACGCGTGGCGAAGGCCGTCGCCCTCGCCCCGGCCCGCACCGGGAGCGGCCGCCGTGGCTGA
- a CDS encoding phage tail protein has protein sequence MAFTSSMKKASDSLRNLKTQASGAATSVKKVGDAGNSANGQLKNLKTGAQGSSTQLKNLKTASDQAEKSMTKAGRTAESAGTKMGKYESGAGKAAKGQDKLNKSMKGNFLARLIELFMPLIEKIVDMAMQSKTMQKVLKKAFDAVKTVISAVMKAIGPIMKKAGQLIKTVWNGIKKAISSVVKAVATVIKTYVNIWKTVITTVMKAIKTVVGAVWKGIKAVITPVVNWIKSAIPNAFRAVKDKMSSIWNGLKGIASRAFEGIKSGVSGPINAVIGMINRMIRAVNGVKVSVPGWVPLVGGKTFGVNIPTIPMLATGGVVMPRSGGVPAILAEAGEAEAVLPLSKLDRLLALTARRARMSAQLQGGKGGGGAGLHIEHYHAARNSDPQSTADALMYLAKARG, from the coding sequence ATGGCTTTCACCAGCTCCATGAAGAAGGCGTCCGACTCCCTGCGGAACCTCAAGACGCAGGCCTCCGGCGCCGCGACCTCGGTCAAGAAGGTCGGCGACGCGGGCAACTCGGCGAACGGTCAGCTCAAGAACCTCAAGACCGGCGCCCAGGGTTCCAGCACCCAGCTCAAGAACCTCAAGACCGCCTCGGACCAGGCCGAGAAGTCGATGACGAAGGCCGGCCGGACCGCCGAGTCGGCCGGCACCAAGATGGGCAAGTACGAGTCCGGCGCCGGCAAGGCCGCCAAGGGCCAGGACAAGCTCAACAAGTCGATGAAGGGCAACTTCCTCGCCCGCCTCATCGAACTCTTCATGCCTCTCATCGAGAAGATCGTCGACATGGCGATGCAGTCGAAGACGATGCAGAAGGTCCTGAAGAAGGCCTTCGACGCCGTGAAGACCGTGATCAGCGCGGTGATGAAGGCGATCGGCCCGATCATGAAGAAGGCCGGACAGCTGATCAAGACGGTGTGGAACGGCATCAAGAAGGCGATCTCCTCCGTCGTCAAGGCCGTCGCCACCGTCATCAAGACCTACGTGAACATCTGGAAGACCGTCATCACCACGGTCATGAAGGCGATCAAGACGGTCGTCGGCGCCGTCTGGAAGGGCATCAAAGCCGTCATCACCCCGGTGGTGAACTGGATCAAGAGCGCCATCCCGAACGCCTTCCGGGCGGTCAAGGACAAGATGTCCTCCATCTGGAACGGCCTCAAGGGCATCGCGTCCCGGGCCTTCGAGGGCATCAAGAGCGGTGTGTCCGGTCCGATCAACGCCGTCATCGGGATGATCAACCGGATGATCAGGGCCGTCAACGGCGTCAAGGTCAGCGTCCCCGGCTGGGTGCCGCTCGTCGGCGGCAAGACCTTCGGCGTCAACATCCCGACCATCCCCATGCTCGCCACCGGCGGTGTCGTGATGCCCCGCAGCGGCGGTGTCCCGGCGATCCTCGCCGAGGCCGGCGAGGCCGAGGCCGTCCTGCCGCTGTCCAAGCTGGACCGGCTGCTCGCCCTCACCGCCCGGCGCGCCCGCATGTCGGCGCAGCTGCAGGGGGGCAAGGGCGGCGGGGGCGCCGGGCTGCACATCGAGCACTACCACGCGGCCCGCAACAGTGACCCGCAGTCCACGGCGGACGCGCTGATGTACCTGGCGAAGGCACGCGGATGA
- a CDS encoding helix-turn-helix domain-containing protein, producing MTTRGLDEFAGWVEGLMRQRGYDIDSPRGGGKSRIADEAGVHRAAVTRLLQRQSMPDLETMRRIAPLLGVSVRDMLIRSGRVTPEELPMAADLLPPSDWQPSLEDFARWLGVPDERMGVFVKVVNQFLEPDDEAEGAVEGVETRRTARD from the coding sequence ATGACCACTCGTGGGCTGGACGAGTTCGCAGGCTGGGTCGAAGGCCTGATGCGACAGCGCGGCTACGACATCGACAGCCCGCGCGGCGGCGGCAAGTCCCGGATCGCGGACGAGGCGGGGGTGCACCGGGCCGCCGTGACGCGCCTGCTGCAGCGGCAGAGCATGCCCGACCTGGAGACCATGCGCCGGATCGCCCCGCTGCTGGGCGTCTCCGTCCGCGACATGCTGATCCGCTCGGGCCGGGTGACCCCGGAGGAGCTCCCGATGGCGGCGGACCTGCTGCCGCCGAGCGACTGGCAGCCGTCCCTGGAGGACTTCGCGCGCTGGCTCGGGGTGCCCGACGAGCGCATGGGCGTCTTCGTGAAGGTCGTGAACCAGTTCCTGGAGCCCGACGACGAGGCCGAGGGGGCCGTCGAGGGCGTCGAGACGCGCCGCACCGCGCGCGACTGA
- the fusA gene encoding elongation factor G: MATTSLDLAKVRNIGIMAHIDAGKTTTTERILFYTGVSYKIGEVHDGAATMDWMEQEQERGITITSAATTCHWPLENVDHTINIIDTPGHVDFTVEVERSLRVLDGAVTVFDGVAGVEPQSETVWRQADRYGVPRICFVNKLDRTGAEFLRCVDMIVDRLGAVPIVMQLPIGAEMDFQGVVDLVRMKALVWSAEASKGEMYDVVDIPASHTELAEEWRAKLVETVAENDEELMELFLEGVEPTEEQLYAAVRRITIASGKGNGEKTVTPVFCGTAFKNKGVQPLLDAVVRYLPSPLDVEAIEGHDVKDAELVVKRKPSDDEPLSALAFKIASDPHLGKLTFVRIYSGRLEAGTAVLNSVKGKKERIGKIYRMHANKREEIDSVGAGDIVAVMGLKQTTTGETLCDDKNPVILESMDFPAPVIQVAIEPKSKGDQEKLGVAIQRLAEEDPSFQVHSDEETGQTIIGGMGELHLDILVDRMRREFKVEANVGKPQVAYRETIRKAVERVDYTHKKQTGGTGQFAKVQIAIEPIEGGDASYEFVNKVTGGRIPKEYIPSVDAGAQEAMQFGILAGYEMTGVRVILLDGAYHEVDSSELAFKIAGSQAFKEAARKASPVILEPMMAVEVVTPEDYMGEVIGDINSRRGQIQAMEERSGARVVRGLVPLSEMFGYVGDLRSKTSGRASYSMQFDSYAEVPRNVAEEIIAKAKGE, from the coding sequence ATGGCTACCACTTCGCTTGACCTTGCCAAGGTGCGCAACATCGGCATCATGGCTCACATCGACGCGGGCAAGACGACCACCACCGAGCGGATCCTGTTCTACACCGGTGTCTCGTACAAGATCGGTGAAGTCCACGACGGCGCTGCCACGATGGACTGGATGGAGCAGGAGCAGGAGCGCGGCATCACGATCACGTCTGCCGCGACGACCTGCCACTGGCCGCTCGAGAATGTCGATCACACGATCAACATCATCGACACGCCGGGTCACGTCGACTTCACCGTCGAGGTGGAGCGTTCGCTGCGCGTGCTCGACGGTGCTGTCACCGTGTTCGACGGTGTGGCCGGCGTCGAGCCCCAGTCCGAGACTGTCTGGCGTCAGGCGGACCGCTACGGCGTTCCGCGTATCTGCTTCGTCAACAAGCTCGACCGTACGGGCGCCGAGTTCCTCCGCTGCGTCGACATGATCGTGGACCGCCTCGGCGCCGTCCCGATCGTCATGCAGCTCCCCATCGGTGCCGAGATGGACTTCCAGGGCGTTGTCGACCTGGTCCGCATGAAGGCGCTTGTCTGGTCCGCCGAGGCCAGCAAGGGCGAGATGTACGACGTCGTCGACATCCCCGCCTCGCACACCGAGCTCGCCGAGGAATGGCGCGCGAAGCTGGTCGAGACGGTCGCGGAGAACGACGAGGAGCTCATGGAGCTCTTCCTCGAGGGCGTCGAGCCCACCGAGGAGCAGCTGTACGCGGCTGTCCGTCGTATCACCATCGCCTCCGGCAAGGGCAACGGCGAGAAGACGGTCACCCCCGTCTTCTGCGGCACCGCGTTCAAGAACAAGGGCGTTCAGCCCCTGCTCGACGCCGTCGTCCGCTACCTGCCGTCGCCGCTGGACGTCGAGGCCATCGAGGGCCACGACGTCAAGGACGCCGAGCTTGTCGTCAAGCGCAAGCCGTCCGACGACGAGCCGCTGTCGGCCCTCGCGTTCAAGATCGCGAGCGACCCGCACCTCGGCAAGCTCACCTTCGTCCGGATCTACTCCGGTCGCCTGGAGGCCGGCACCGCGGTGCTGAACTCCGTCAAGGGCAAGAAGGAGCGCATCGGCAAGATCTACCGCATGCACGCGAACAAGCGTGAGGAGATCGACTCGGTGGGCGCCGGCGACATCGTCGCCGTCATGGGCCTCAAGCAGACCACCACCGGTGAGACGCTGTGCGACGACAAGAACCCGGTCATCCTGGAGTCCATGGACTTCCCGGCGCCGGTCATCCAGGTCGCCATCGAGCCCAAGTCCAAGGGTGACCAGGAGAAGCTGGGTGTCGCCATCCAGCGTCTCGCGGAGGAGGACCCCTCCTTCCAGGTCCACTCGGACGAGGAGACCGGCCAGACCATCATCGGTGGTATGGGCGAGCTTCACCTCGACATCCTCGTCGACCGCATGCGTCGCGAGTTCAAGGTCGAGGCGAACGTCGGCAAGCCGCAGGTCGCGTACCGCGAGACGATCCGCAAGGCCGTCGAGCGCGTGGACTACACCCACAAGAAGCAGACCGGTGGTACCGGTCAGTTCGCCAAGGTGCAGATCGCGATCGAGCCCATCGAGGGTGGCGACGCCTCCTACGAGTTCGTGAACAAGGTCACCGGTGGCCGCATCCCGAAGGAGTACATCCCTTCGGTCGACGCGGGTGCGCAGGAGGCCATGCAGTTCGGCATCCTGGCCGGCTACGAGATGACTGGCGTCCGCGTCATCCTTCTCGACGGTGCCTACCACGAGGTCGACTCCTCCGAGCTCGCGTTCAAGATCGCCGGATCGCAGGCCTTCAAGGAGGCCGCGCGCAAGGCTTCCCCCGTCATCCTTGAGCCGATGATGGCCGTTGAGGTCGTCACGCCCGAGGACTACATGGGTGAGGTCATCGGCGACATCAACTCCCGCCGTGGTCAGATTCAGGCCATGGAGGAGCGCAGCGGCGCTCGCGTCGTGCGGGGCCTCGTGCCCCTGTCGGAGATGTTCGGCTACGTCGGCGACCTCCGCAGCAAGACCTCGGGTCGCGCAAGCTACTCGATGCAGTTCGACTCCTACGCCGAGGTTCCGCGGAACGTCGCCGAGGAGATCATCGCGAAGGCCAAGGGCGAGTAA
- the tuf gene encoding elongation factor Tu, with product MAKAKFERTKPHVNIGTIGHIDHGKTTLTAAITKVLHDAYPDLNEASAFDQIDKAPEERQRGITISIAHVEYQTESRHYAHVDCPGHADYIKNMITGAAQMDGAILVVAATDGPMPQTKEHVLLARQVGVPYIVVALNKADMVDDEEILELVELEVRELLSEYEFPGDDLPVVRVSALKALEGDKEWGEKLLGLMHAVDESIPQPERDVDKPFLMPIEDVFTITGRGTVVTGRIERGVLKVNETVDIIGIKTEKTTTTVTGIEMFRKLLDEGQAGENVGLLLRGIKREDVERGQVIIKPGSVTPHTSFEAQAYILSKDEGGRHTPFFNNYRPQFYFRTTDVTGVVTLPEGTEMVMPGDNTAMTVELIQPVAMEEGLKFAIREGGRTVGAGQVVKINA from the coding sequence GTGGCGAAGGCGAAGTTCGAGCGGACTAAGCCGCACGTCAACATCGGCACCATCGGTCACATCGACCACGGTAAGACGACCCTCACGGCCGCCATTACCAAGGTGCTGCACGACGCGTACCCGGACCTGAACGAGGCCTCGGCCTTCGACCAGATCGACAAGGCTCCCGAGGAGCGCCAGCGCGGTATCACGATCTCGATCGCGCACGTCGAGTACCAGACGGAGTCGCGTCACTACGCGCACGTCGACTGCCCGGGTCACGCCGACTACATCAAGAACATGATCACGGGTGCCGCGCAGATGGACGGCGCCATCCTCGTGGTCGCCGCCACCGACGGCCCGATGCCGCAGACCAAGGAGCACGTGCTCCTGGCCCGCCAGGTCGGCGTTCCGTACATCGTCGTCGCCCTGAACAAGGCCGACATGGTGGACGACGAGGAGATCCTGGAGCTCGTCGAGCTCGAGGTCCGTGAGCTCCTCTCCGAGTACGAGTTCCCGGGCGACGACCTGCCGGTCGTCCGTGTCTCGGCGCTCAAGGCCCTCGAGGGCGACAAGGAGTGGGGCGAGAAGCTCCTCGGCCTCATGCACGCGGTGGACGAGTCCATCCCGCAGCCCGAGCGCGACGTCGACAAGCCGTTCCTGATGCCGATCGAGGACGTCTTCACGATCACCGGTCGTGGCACCGTCGTCACCGGTCGCATCGAGCGTGGTGTCCTCAAGGTCAACGAGACCGTCGACATCATCGGCATCAAGACCGAGAAGACCACCACCACGGTCACCGGCATCGAGATGTTCCGCAAGCTGCTCGACGAGGGCCAGGCCGGTGAGAACGTCGGTCTGCTCCTCCGTGGCATCAAGCGCGAGGACGTCGAGCGCGGCCAGGTCATCATCAAGCCGGGTTCGGTTACGCCGCACACCAGCTTCGAGGCCCAGGCCTACATCCTGTCGAAGGACGAGGGTGGCCGTCACACCCCGTTCTTCAACAACTACCGCCCGCAGTTCTACTTCCGTACCACGGACGTGACCGGCGTCGTGACCCTCCCCGAGGGCACCGAGATGGTCATGCCGGGCGACAACACCGCCATGACCGTCGAGCTGATCCAGCCCGTCGCCATGGAGGAGGGCCTCAAGTTCGCCATCCGTGAGGGTGGCCGGACCGTCGGCGCCGGCCAGGTCGTCAAGATCAACGCCTGA
- a CDS encoding phage distal tail protein, whose amino-acid sequence MAETTTTYAGSNLTADHAPGSLITQDGQIQWAGLLIGPGTPFNVDRTGLQGWEDLPEYDSSDADRPTSHGAWPGSRYAKPRKISGTIVLVPEWSQTAEAVRALRQALALLDEERWLTVRLHGELLAVRARIAQRVVPADQGFATQGSTKMSIQWLASDPRRYAVNEQSSSTTPPQPETGLTWLPNGLTWPLNWGQAKSTGDAVAENTGSAATHPVIVFRGPCSMPTVTERNSKRRLRYAIDLAAGDELVVDTAGGTVMLNNTASRRHTAMADSSPEELFLLEPGRTELSFRPDASTPEALMTIRWRSAEW is encoded by the coding sequence ATGGCCGAGACCACAACCACATATGCCGGAAGCAATCTCACCGCCGACCACGCGCCCGGCTCGCTGATCACCCAGGACGGGCAGATCCAGTGGGCCGGGCTTCTCATCGGCCCCGGCACGCCGTTCAACGTCGACCGGACCGGGCTCCAGGGCTGGGAGGACCTGCCCGAGTACGACTCCTCCGACGCCGACCGGCCCACCTCGCACGGCGCCTGGCCCGGCTCCCGCTACGCCAAGCCGCGCAAGATCAGCGGCACGATCGTCCTGGTGCCCGAGTGGAGCCAGACCGCCGAGGCCGTCCGCGCGCTGCGCCAGGCGCTCGCCCTGCTCGACGAGGAACGCTGGCTGACCGTCCGGCTGCACGGCGAACTCCTCGCCGTACGCGCCCGGATCGCGCAGCGCGTGGTCCCCGCCGACCAGGGCTTCGCCACCCAGGGCAGCACGAAGATGTCGATCCAGTGGCTGGCCTCCGACCCGCGCCGCTACGCCGTCAACGAGCAGTCGTCCTCCACCACCCCGCCGCAGCCGGAGACCGGTCTGACCTGGCTGCCGAACGGACTGACCTGGCCGCTCAACTGGGGCCAGGCCAAGTCCACCGGGGACGCCGTCGCCGAGAACACCGGCTCGGCCGCCACCCACCCGGTGATCGTCTTCCGCGGCCCCTGCTCCATGCCGACCGTCACCGAACGGAACAGCAAGCGCCGACTGCGGTACGCGATCGACCTGGCCGCCGGCGACGAGCTCGTCGTCGACACCGCGGGCGGCACGGTGATGCTCAACAACACCGCCTCCCGCCGCCACACCGCGATGGCCGACTCCAGCCCGGAGGAGCTGTTCCTCCTCGAACCGGGCCGCACGGAGCTGTCGTTCCGGCCCGACGCGTCGACCCCGGAGGCGCTGATGACGATCCGCTGGCGCAGCGCCGAGTGGTGA
- a CDS encoding YciI family protein, with protein MKYVAMIYGNQAKWDSFPAEAWPEAIARQEAFNRKYRESGELIGAYGLADAAAAQLVRREGGAPAVTDGPYLETKEYLASFYLLDCDSLERAQQIAADMPFADVDPVELWPVLHESAADV; from the coding sequence ATGAAGTACGTCGCGATGATCTACGGCAACCAGGCCAAGTGGGACTCCTTCCCGGCCGAGGCCTGGCCCGAGGCGATCGCCCGCCAGGAGGCCTTCAACCGGAAGTACCGGGAGAGCGGCGAGCTGATCGGCGCGTACGGGCTCGCGGACGCGGCCGCCGCCCAGCTGGTACGCCGTGAGGGCGGCGCCCCGGCCGTCACCGACGGGCCCTACCTGGAGACCAAGGAGTACCTGGCCAGCTTCTACCTGCTCGACTGCGACAGCCTGGAGCGGGCCCAGCAGATCGCCGCGGACATGCCCTTCGCGGACGTCGACCCGGTCGAGCTGTGGCCCGTGCTGCACGAGTCCGCGGCGGACGTGTGA